One genomic region from Halodesulfovibrio sp. MK-HDV encodes:
- a CDS encoding nitrate/nitrite transporter, translating into MSTTSPQHNALPFRTAFPYLCLVALIFYFNCVERALLSPLLVSIQKEFHFSYTLTTSLLVVRSLGLSVSLFANGFLATHFTHKHIITASIFFSGASFALLSLTTTYLQLQLGLLFFGLSAGLYFPSGMATLASLVEKDDISKAFSIHELAPNLAFITAPFIVEIMLLFTDWRGAMRYVGIAAMLLAIFFGLFSKGGTGNGAPPRFATLKRIITRRNTWIFFVLAGIGLTLEIAPYYVLPLFLVDQQNMTSPEANNLLAISRLATPVMALSAGFVSSKTGIKPLLFAGLFLSGVSLALMATMQGAFLTAAIIAQPLFPAILFPVIFKVFSDFFPPEEQSLVLAFTMPFIGFIGSGIMPNFLGYCGDVFSFEAGFGILSALTFASMLALFITPSKD; encoded by the coding sequence ATGTCTACAACTAGCCCACAACACAACGCGCTACCTTTTCGCACTGCATTTCCTTATCTTTGCCTTGTTGCGCTCATTTTTTATTTTAATTGTGTGGAACGGGCACTCCTATCGCCTCTACTTGTTTCCATTCAAAAAGAATTTCACTTCTCCTACACGCTGACAACCAGCTTACTTGTTGTGCGCTCGCTTGGGTTAAGCGTTAGCCTTTTTGCGAACGGCTTTCTTGCTACCCACTTCACACACAAACACATCATTACAGCATCTATATTTTTTTCCGGTGCAAGCTTTGCCCTGCTATCGCTCACGACAACCTACCTGCAACTGCAACTAGGCTTATTGTTTTTCGGACTTTCTGCCGGACTGTACTTTCCATCCGGCATGGCAACACTTGCCTCCCTTGTTGAGAAAGACGATATAAGCAAAGCATTCTCCATCCATGAATTAGCACCCAATCTCGCATTCATTACCGCACCGTTCATTGTAGAAATCATGCTTCTGTTCACAGACTGGCGTGGTGCCATGCGGTATGTAGGCATAGCGGCAATGCTACTTGCCATTTTCTTTGGGCTTTTCAGCAAAGGAGGCACAGGCAATGGAGCCCCACCACGCTTTGCTACCCTCAAGCGCATCATTACCAGACGTAACACATGGATCTTCTTTGTGCTTGCCGGCATCGGGCTTACGCTAGAGATTGCACCGTATTATGTGCTGCCACTGTTCTTGGTTGATCAACAGAATATGACAAGCCCAGAAGCAAACAACCTGCTTGCCATATCAAGACTCGCAACACCAGTCATGGCGCTTTCTGCCGGTTTTGTGTCCAGCAAAACAGGTATTAAACCTCTACTTTTCGCAGGACTGTTTTTAAGCGGGGTATCCCTTGCGCTCATGGCAACAATGCAGGGTGCGTTCCTCACAGCGGCAATAATTGCACAACCACTATTTCCAGCTATTCTATTCCCTGTAATCTTCAAGGTTTTTTCGGATTTCTTTCCACCGGAAGAACAATCACTTGTTCTCGCATTTACCATGCCCTTTATTGGCTTCATCGGCTCAGGTATCATGCCGAACTTTTTGGGATACTGCGGTGACGTGTTCTCCTTTGAGGCTGGTTTTGGAATACTAAGCGCGCTTACCTTCGCAAGTATGCTCGCGCTATTCATTACGCCATCAAAAGATTAG
- a CDS encoding phosphotransacetylase family protein, with product MAAGIYIGSTSGYSGKNMVVMGIGLRLQKEGFDVGYMKPVGAVPEERDGVLGDQDAFFVQDILGQDAPPQFVSPVVVTQDFKVRAFSGQFDDLMPSIKHGYEQLSEGKDAMVVAGSGSMYSGRYCNIDGMRVAKALGLQIIVIDRLDKELNYDYLVVLKDVLGDSLAGVILNDIPSSFMNEVDGLIKPFLERNDIKVLGVIPKDPLMGAIKVSDLAERLGGKVISCPSKSGKVVENFLIGTMQVENFMTHFRKNKNSAVIVGGDRSDVQLVALEGNCPCLVLTGNLYPNDIILTRSEVLNIPIVVVRDDTYTVAKKMETILSRHKLRDVIKIRQGAQLVSSSIDFEYLKERMGLVNK from the coding sequence ATGGCTGCAGGAATTTACATTGGCTCTACATCCGGATATTCCGGTAAAAACATGGTTGTTATGGGCATTGGTCTGCGTCTTCAAAAAGAAGGGTTTGATGTAGGTTACATGAAACCAGTGGGCGCTGTACCGGAAGAACGTGACGGAGTACTCGGTGATCAGGATGCATTTTTTGTTCAGGATATTCTTGGACAAGATGCACCGCCGCAGTTTGTCAGTCCGGTCGTCGTAACACAGGACTTTAAAGTTCGTGCTTTCAGCGGGCAGTTTGATGATCTTATGCCATCAATTAAGCACGGGTATGAACAACTTTCAGAGGGCAAAGATGCCATGGTTGTTGCAGGCTCCGGCTCTATGTACTCTGGCCGTTATTGCAACATTGATGGCATGCGCGTTGCCAAAGCGCTCGGCCTGCAAATTATCGTTATCGATCGACTCGATAAAGAATTGAACTACGACTACCTTGTCGTGCTCAAAGATGTTCTCGGGGACAGCCTCGCAGGTGTTATCTTAAATGATATTCCTTCCAGCTTTATGAATGAAGTGGATGGACTCATTAAGCCTTTCCTAGAACGTAATGACATTAAAGTACTCGGCGTAATTCCAAAAGATCCGCTTATGGGTGCGATCAAAGTAAGTGACCTTGCAGAACGCCTCGGCGGTAAAGTTATCTCCTGCCCGTCCAAGTCTGGGAAAGTTGTTGAAAACTTCCTCATCGGCACCATGCAGGTTGAAAACTTCATGACGCACTTTAGAAAGAATAAAAACTCCGCCGTTATCGTAGGTGGTGACCGTTCCGACGTGCAGCTTGTTGCCCTTGAAGGCAACTGCCCGTGCCTCGTGCTCACCGGTAACCTTTACCCTAACGATATTATTCTCACCCGCTCAGAGGTGCTGAATATCCCTATTGTCGTTGTTCGCGACGATACCTATACCGTAGCAAAAAAGATGGAAACAATTCTTTCCAGACACAAATTGCGCGATGTTATTAAAATTCGTCAGGGTGCTCAGCTTGTGAGTTCCTCAATCGATTTCGAATACCTCAAAGAACGTATGGGACTGGTTAACAAATAA
- the rnc gene encoding ribonuclease III, translated as MLERLQEYIRYTFTDISLLETALTHSSFANEHGGAIEHNERLEFLGDAVLEICVSERLFAKFPKAREGILTRMRAKLVSKPSLANLAIEMQLEIYLKLGRGEEAQGGRDRHSLLSDAFEAVLGAVFLDGGYDSALAYIDNVFEGKWPNEPENTKAKDYKSRLQELTQKKFKDRPSYTLKSSKGPEHAKVFEVELGLPDGTFVIAEGPSVKRAEQYAASIALDRLDV; from the coding sequence ATGCTCGAAAGATTGCAAGAATACATTCGTTATACATTTACCGACATTTCATTGCTTGAAACAGCTCTTACGCACAGTTCATTTGCGAATGAACATGGCGGAGCGATAGAACATAACGAACGATTAGAATTTTTAGGTGACGCAGTTCTTGAAATTTGCGTTTCCGAGCGCTTGTTTGCCAAGTTTCCTAAGGCTAGAGAGGGCATATTAACCCGTATGCGCGCGAAGCTGGTAAGTAAACCGTCTCTCGCGAATTTGGCTATTGAAATGCAGCTTGAAATATATTTGAAGCTTGGCAGAGGTGAAGAAGCACAGGGCGGGCGTGACAGACATTCTTTATTGAGTGATGCGTTCGAGGCTGTGCTTGGTGCAGTATTCCTTGATGGCGGATATGACAGCGCGCTGGCATATATAGATAACGTGTTTGAAGGCAAGTGGCCTAATGAACCGGAAAACACGAAGGCTAAAGATTACAAAAGCCGCTTACAGGAACTGACACAGAAAAAATTTAAAGACCGTCCGTCGTATACGCTTAAAAGCAGTAAAGGCCCTGAACACGCTAAGGTGTTTGAGGTTGAGCTTGGTTTACCAGATGGAACTTTTGTTATCGCAGAAGGTCCAAGCGTAAAACGTGCAGAACAGTATGCAGCCAGCATTGCACTCGACAGGCTTGATGTATAA
- a CDS encoding flagellin, producing MSLAINHNMLAINSRYSLNQSYSGIEKSTERLSSGLRVGTAADDAAGLAIREIMRADIKTLGQGLRNANDGISMIQTADGALGVIDAQLIRMKELAEQASTGTYTDSQRKLINQEYQKLALELTRIAESSVFNTKQLLNGYQHNFTVEHAAPTTTGTAAVDATNKAISTIGATDTATFTNRNEDGFAVTTTATFSHKGVGGAVPTNATYTYNADGTTSITPETQPVAGDQELVSSEVYSLSKQYEPSDATSVRYEISSDGGKTWKDLPTAGTVTTNAGEQLRVTADYPKGEITETFVDPSSTDPALAGDDGKIAFVYDAGTHTVSYTTVPVHGTPPLTEAQVDENSAQAKADLSTVQNNIKTDSAATIKFTFGARNESTDHYGIKIDKVSAKSLGLGIEAGDSLLTQESARNALDNLSAAIIKKDAIRARIGSTQNRLAATIDNISIQRENAQASESRISDVDVADEMVEFNRKQLMANAAMSILVQANSLPETARKLLSQS from the coding sequence ATGTCTTTGGCCATTAACCACAATATGCTGGCAATAAATTCCAGATACAGCCTTAACCAAAGTTATAGCGGTATAGAAAAATCTACCGAACGCCTTTCTTCCGGCCTTCGTGTTGGAACAGCAGCAGATGATGCAGCTGGTCTTGCTATTCGCGAGATTATGCGTGCTGATATTAAAACCCTTGGTCAAGGGTTACGCAACGCGAATGACGGCATCTCCATGATCCAGACAGCAGACGGTGCTCTCGGTGTTATTGACGCTCAACTTATTCGAATGAAAGAGCTCGCAGAGCAGGCGTCAACTGGTACATACACTGATTCCCAACGCAAATTGATCAATCAGGAATATCAGAAACTTGCTCTAGAACTGACCCGTATTGCTGAAAGCAGTGTATTTAACACCAAGCAGTTATTGAACGGCTACCAGCATAATTTCACAGTAGAGCATGCAGCCCCCACTACCACCGGCACTGCCGCTGTAGATGCGACAAACAAAGCTATATCCACTATCGGCGCTACTGACACTGCAACTTTCACGAACAGAAACGAAGACGGTTTTGCCGTTACCACGACTGCTACATTCTCACACAAGGGAGTAGGCGGCGCGGTTCCAACAAACGCCACCTATACCTATAATGCAGATGGCACCACTTCTATTACACCTGAGACACAACCTGTTGCAGGCGATCAGGAACTTGTAAGCTCTGAAGTGTATAGCCTGAGCAAGCAGTATGAACCAAGCGATGCTACAAGCGTTCGCTACGAAATTTCTTCAGACGGCGGCAAAACCTGGAAAGATTTGCCTACCGCCGGTACCGTAACAACAAACGCCGGTGAACAACTCCGTGTTACAGCAGATTACCCTAAGGGTGAAATCACTGAAACCTTTGTTGACCCAAGCAGCACTGATCCTGCACTTGCTGGGGATGATGGGAAAATAGCATTCGTTTATGATGCCGGAACCCACACCGTCAGCTACACAACGGTACCTGTACACGGGACACCTCCACTGACTGAAGCACAAGTTGATGAAAACAGTGCGCAGGCAAAGGCTGATCTCTCAACAGTACAGAACAACATCAAGACGGACTCTGCTGCAACGATCAAATTCACCTTCGGTGCTCGTAACGAATCAACCGATCATTACGGTATTAAGATTGATAAAGTCAGTGCAAAATCTTTGGGGCTCGGTATTGAGGCGGGAGATTCTCTCTTAACACAAGAAAGCGCACGCAACGCATTGGACAATCTTTCAGCAGCTATCATCAAAAAAGATGCTATCCGCGCACGCATCGGCTCAACGCAAAATCGACTGGCAGCAACCATCGATAACATTTCTATCCAGCGTGAAAACGCACAGGCATCAGAATCTCGTATTTCCGACGTAGATGTTGCAGACGAAATGGTTGAATTCAACCGCAAGCAGCTTATGGCAAATGCTGCAATGTCTATTCTGGTACAGGCAAACTCTTTGCCGGAAACAGCACGCAAACTGCTTAGTCAGTCCTAG
- a CDS encoding flagellin: MVRDTFSNNTDGAFTITKTQYGMDLGMTTGAGAQDSSTQLNVKSEDLVVVNVHFGSGSQETDSYNTYINMATAKSLGVGDVAGDNIETQDNAKKALDNLTIAITRKDEIRAEIGSTQNRLAATIENVSIQKENLQASESRISDVDVATEMTEFNKTQIMTNAAVSMLAQANSLPKMAQKLLDAR; the protein is encoded by the coding sequence ATGGTTCGTGATACGTTCTCTAACAACACAGATGGCGCGTTTACCATAACCAAAACTCAGTACGGTATGGATCTGGGAATGACTACTGGTGCTGGTGCACAGGATTCTTCTACCCAGCTGAACGTTAAATCTGAAGATCTGGTTGTAGTAAACGTACACTTTGGTTCCGGTAGCCAGGAAACCGACAGCTACAATACTTATATCAACATGGCGACCGCTAAGTCCCTTGGTGTTGGTGATGTAGCCGGTGACAATATCGAAACTCAGGACAATGCTAAAAAAGCACTGGACAACCTAACGATCGCTATTACCAGAAAAGACGAAATTCGTGCAGAAATTGGTTCCACTCAGAACCGCCTCGCTGCAACCATCGAAAATGTATCTATTCAGAAAGAAAACCTGCAAGCTTCTGAGTCCCGTATCTCTGATGTGGACGTAGCAACTGAAATGACTGAATTCAACAAAACTCAGATCATGACAAACGCTGCAGTATCCATGCTCGCACAGGCTAACTCCCTGCCGAAAATGGCTCAGAAACTCCTCGACGCACGCTAA
- a CDS encoding flagellin — MPAPAVDDKAFTYTSGSGIAKVVNTVDQAATDVATVNMKTGELLSGFTDIKAGISAANGTYTDATGTVTAESLNADGTWTPITATTTTAASATIRLTIEKADGSVISDTFSGSSGAFTVSKVANGFTIETVADSTTGIKIESGFRAAKTFDHTTKTGVSVTNTALSYAEGFSAGSATSTADFTHDAKTGEINNAERVNSSATSSYGDVRTPVQDYTIEAYNETTNTWEKLSLGNTTGDTLNISGSVKEFRIIAEYSDNQMVRDTFSNNTGGAFTITKTQYGMDLGMTTGATAQTSSTQLNVKSEDLVVVNVHFGSGSQSTDSYDTYINMATARSLGVGEEAGDNIETQDNAKKALDNLTIAIRRKDEIRAEIGSTQNRLAATIENVSIQKENLQASESRISDVDVATEMTEFNKTQIMTNAAVSMLAQANSLPKMAQKLLDAR; from the coding sequence ATGCCAGCTCCTGCAGTTGATGACAAAGCTTTCACATACACATCCGGTTCAGGTATTGCTAAAGTAGTTAATACGGTTGACCAAGCTGCTACAGATGTAGCAACAGTGAACATGAAAACAGGTGAACTTCTTAGCGGGTTTACTGATATAAAGGCAGGCATCTCAGCTGCAAACGGAACCTATACGGATGCCACTGGTACTGTTACAGCTGAATCACTTAACGCTGATGGTACATGGACACCGATCACTGCTACCACGACTACAGCAGCAAGCGCTACTATCCGCCTCACAATTGAGAAAGCCGATGGATCAGTCATCTCTGACACCTTCTCTGGCAGCTCCGGTGCGTTTACGGTTTCGAAGGTTGCGAATGGTTTTACTATTGAAACCGTAGCAGATTCTACAACAGGAATTAAAATTGAGTCTGGTTTCCGCGCTGCAAAAACTTTTGATCACACAACAAAGACTGGCGTTTCTGTTACCAACACAGCACTATCCTATGCTGAAGGATTTTCTGCTGGATCTGCTACTTCTACAGCCGATTTTACACATGATGCTAAAACAGGTGAAATCAACAACGCAGAAAGAGTTAATTCCTCTGCAACAAGCAGCTACGGGGATGTTAGAACCCCTGTTCAAGATTACACCATTGAAGCTTACAACGAGACTACAAATACTTGGGAAAAGTTATCTCTTGGAAATACCACTGGAGACACTCTGAACATTTCAGGGTCTGTTAAAGAATTCCGCATCATTGCTGAATACAGCGACAACCAGATGGTTCGTGATACATTCTCTAATAACACTGGCGGCGCATTTACCATAACCAAGACTCAGTATGGTATGGATCTAGGAATGACTACTGGTGCGACTGCTCAGACATCTTCCACCCAGTTGAACGTTAAATCTGAAGATCTTGTTGTTGTAAACGTACACTTCGGCTCCGGTAGCCAGTCAACCGACAGCTACGATACTTACATCAACATGGCGACTGCTAGGTCCCTTGGTGTTGGTGAAGAAGCAGGCGACAACATCGAAACTCAGGACAATGCTAAAAAAGCATTGGACAATCTGACTATCGCTATTCGCAGAAAAGACGAGATTCGTGCAGAAATTGGTTCCACTCAGAACCGTCTCGCTGCAACCATCGAAAACGTATCTATTCAGAAAGAAAACTTGCAGGCTTCTGAGTCCCGTATCTCTGATGTGGACGTAGCAACAGAAATGACTGAATTCAACAAAACTCAGATCATGACAAACGCTGCAGTATCCATGCTCGCGCAGGCTAACTCCCTGCCGAAAATGGCTCAGAAACTCCTCGACGCACGCTAA
- a CDS encoding flagellar hook-length control protein FliK has product MMQISPTAYLAKQVSRITTNSSAGTDFDAIFDTVQKNSAKYRDNYTQAKEKVRQSVNDEVASIKKLPISADDFSAIEKKLEKAGVQKETLERLQEQAEDQSLTWDSLFGILEQTAKFEFKPEVDTLSPDAQNRISSFLQQAGVDPTQTHDILKDLQAGKTDKAWNSISDILKNADGTTELAITEEELLALGKGLQLDSNTLAKLKGMVTGPNSTMNSTDLKQLAALLDSSIDAQSATGEKLLEEIKQQLNPLIAKAIENSDKASSGIHATKEESAAQILRADQATEKSLGFMQSVNSKESTTQAQPTANTADTQNGQATATAAAVAGAAGAGSAGSDADSSPNSNQNGTGNTWMNFFNNIVVADPGSLGQSTTATMTDLLNQNVSMKQTNATILEQIQNGVFRSLRSGVSQLSLKIDAADLGPLTVLVSTKNGEVAASIRTENPEAAKAVQENMHTLRASLEAHGLKVEKLDVQSGTQNHLNDQGWNDAEQHNAQQEAQQRFMAKQQFRQLKDTKEDLINGNTLEQQSASSQSGLYLVA; this is encoded by the coding sequence ATGATGCAAATTTCGCCTACTGCATATCTAGCCAAACAGGTTAGTAGAATTACGACGAACAGTTCCGCAGGAACTGATTTCGACGCTATCTTTGACACCGTTCAAAAGAACAGTGCTAAGTATCGTGACAACTACACTCAGGCTAAAGAGAAAGTAAGACAGTCGGTCAACGACGAAGTCGCCTCGATCAAAAAACTTCCTATCAGTGCAGACGATTTTAGCGCTATTGAAAAGAAGCTTGAAAAAGCTGGAGTTCAAAAAGAAACGCTTGAACGTTTACAAGAACAGGCCGAAGATCAGTCCCTTACATGGGATAGCCTTTTCGGTATTCTTGAACAGACTGCAAAGTTTGAATTCAAGCCCGAGGTCGACACGCTCTCTCCTGATGCGCAGAATCGTATTTCATCTTTCTTGCAGCAAGCCGGAGTTGACCCAACTCAGACACACGACATTCTCAAAGATCTTCAGGCAGGTAAAACTGATAAAGCCTGGAACAGTATCTCTGATATATTGAAGAACGCAGACGGCACTACTGAGCTAGCCATTACCGAGGAAGAGTTACTTGCTCTTGGTAAAGGGCTTCAGCTCGACAGCAATACGCTTGCCAAGCTTAAAGGCATGGTCACCGGCCCTAACAGCACAATGAACAGCACTGATTTAAAACAGCTTGCTGCCCTACTTGATTCTTCTATAGATGCGCAGAGCGCCACAGGCGAAAAACTACTTGAAGAGATTAAGCAGCAGCTAAATCCTCTGATAGCAAAGGCCATTGAAAATAGTGATAAGGCTTCTTCAGGTATCCATGCCACAAAAGAAGAAAGTGCCGCACAAATTTTACGGGCTGATCAGGCGACTGAAAAAAGTCTCGGCTTCATGCAAAGTGTCAACAGCAAAGAAAGCACAACGCAGGCACAGCCTACAGCAAATACTGCTGATACGCAGAACGGACAGGCTACCGCCACTGCTGCTGCAGTTGCAGGCGCTGCTGGTGCAGGGTCAGCTGGTTCCGATGCAGACTCCTCACCGAACAGCAACCAGAACGGCACTGGCAACACATGGATGAATTTCTTTAATAATATTGTAGTGGCAGATCCTGGCTCCTTAGGACAATCCACTACGGCAACAATGACTGATCTTCTTAATCAAAACGTTTCTATGAAGCAGACAAATGCAACGATTCTGGAGCAGATTCAGAACGGAGTATTCAGATCCCTTCGTAGTGGCGTCAGTCAACTCTCTTTGAAAATTGATGCTGCCGATCTCGGACCATTAACAGTGTTGGTATCAACTAAAAATGGCGAAGTTGCCGCAAGCATCCGTACAGAAAATCCTGAAGCTGCCAAAGCAGTACAAGAAAACATGCATACCCTTCGTGCTTCTCTGGAAGCACATGGATTAAAAGTTGAAAAGTTGGATGTACAGAGTGGCACTCAGAACCACCTTAATGATCAAGGGTGGAATGACGCAGAACAGCACAATGCGCAACAGGAAGCACAGCAGCGCTTCATGGCTAAACAGCAGTTCCGCCAGCTCAAAGATACAAAAGAAGATCTGATCAACGGCAACACTCTTGAACAGCAATCAGCAAGCTCGCAAAGTGGGCTGTATCTTGTTGCCTAG
- a CDS encoding flagellar motor protein MotB: MADSRKRGGGEPPAEEGLPLWMATFADLVTLLLCFFVLLLSFAQQDANKFKTLAGSVKNAFGIQVKRQKANFAAFSPEKFERSDVKLKKEDQMILGMLLEIKSYMLEDPSLHKVATVTADNKGLILRIPVTNFFGPASASLKPGSEKLLDGAINILKQHTVNMVVRGHTSNTVEETEAYPTNWELSSARAAALLRAVMARSELPASRLKAVGYADSRPLLPNTTRENKKLNNRMEFYIHRPQDKSW, encoded by the coding sequence ATGGCTGATTCTCGAAAACGCGGTGGGGGGGAACCACCAGCAGAAGAAGGGCTACCACTTTGGATGGCTACTTTTGCAGACCTTGTGACACTGCTCCTTTGCTTCTTCGTTCTTTTGCTCTCGTTTGCACAGCAGGATGCTAATAAGTTTAAAACACTTGCTGGCTCTGTTAAGAATGCATTCGGTATTCAGGTAAAACGACAAAAGGCAAACTTTGCAGCATTTTCACCAGAAAAATTTGAACGCTCAGACGTTAAGCTTAAAAAAGAAGACCAGATGATTTTGGGGATGTTGCTTGAAATTAAAAGCTATATGCTCGAAGACCCATCTCTACACAAAGTGGCAACAGTAACAGCGGATAATAAAGGGCTTATTCTCCGTATTCCAGTAACAAACTTTTTTGGACCCGCTTCTGCTAGTCTGAAACCGGGAAGTGAAAAGCTACTGGATGGCGCTATCAACATTTTGAAACAACACACCGTTAATATGGTGGTCCGCGGGCATACTTCCAATACAGTGGAAGAGACAGAAGCATACCCGACAAATTGGGAGCTTTCCTCAGCCCGTGCTGCGGCTTTATTACGTGCGGTCATGGCACGTTCCGAGCTTCCAGCATCACGTCTGAAGGCTGTTGGTTATGCAGATTCACGTCCGTTATTGCCAAACACTACAAGAGAAAATAAAAAGCTTAATAACAGGATGGAGTTCTACATTCACCGTCCTCAAGACAAAAGCTGGTAA
- a CDS encoding motility protein A: MDIATIIGLFGALALIVGAIAVGGSPAGFIDVPSMLVVFGGTIAVAFIMFPLGTVLGSMKVGMKAFFSKPPDPMDSIDIVIDLAERARKESLVSLEKVSIDNEFLKRGVLLVADGTEESLIRSVMEIDVDIMKKRHRTGQEVFKGMGNMAPAFGMIGTLIGLVRMLQALDDPSSIGPAMAVALLTTFYGAILANCIFLPLAKKLEERSNEEAMNMELMTEGVLSILNGEHPNIVREKLNSFLPPSKRQER, from the coding sequence ATGGACATAGCAACAATTATCGGCCTATTCGGCGCATTAGCACTTATCGTCGGTGCTATCGCTGTCGGTGGCAGTCCTGCAGGTTTTATCGACGTACCTTCAATGCTCGTTGTATTTGGTGGTACCATTGCTGTAGCTTTCATCATGTTCCCGCTCGGCACTGTGCTGGGCTCAATGAAAGTAGGCATGAAGGCTTTTTTCTCTAAGCCTCCAGACCCTATGGATTCTATCGACATCGTTATCGACCTTGCAGAACGGGCACGTAAAGAAAGCCTTGTTTCGCTTGAAAAAGTCAGTATCGACAATGAATTTTTAAAACGCGGTGTTCTCCTTGTTGCGGATGGTACAGAAGAGTCGCTTATCCGCTCCGTTATGGAGATCGACGTAGATATCATGAAGAAGCGTCACCGCACTGGTCAGGAAGTATTCAAAGGTATGGGCAACATGGCTCCGGCATTCGGCATGATCGGTACACTCATCGGTCTGGTACGAATGCTTCAGGCGCTTGATGACCCGTCTTCTATTGGACCTGCTATGGCGGTTGCGCTGCTTACAACTTTTTATGGCGCAATTTTGGCTAACTGCATATTCCTCCCGCTGGCGAAAAAGCTGGAAGAACGCTCCAATGAAGAAGCCATGAACATGGAACTGATGACTGAAGGTGTGCTTTCCATTTTAAATGGCGAACACCCGAATATCGTAAGAGAGAAACTAAACTCCTTCCTTCCGCCGTCAAAACGTCAGGAACGATAG
- a CDS encoding FapA family protein encodes MTYYLRHHFDPFFNHTKLSPAAVSRGRVDHHCLGYVQNVISGQIIAEFVPTPENTEFLDPQFIFDSPVLPAGPNTVVNPENSQQLLAAQNGYVFYHEDLISVKKLLNIHGDVNFSTGNVIYVNDLCVHGTVRTGFELQARNILAKDIVEGATIRTLDAFTAERGIKGAKSCVIDAGSNIRAGFCENCDLQAGNDIYIEGSSLHTKMSLNGSLIVKDRLQGGKIYANNMVYVGEQLGGGINTPTSIIMGYPPALMRKLECIEDKIETVDETIKQLLKTSAKSELHRTETREKLEFEEKRMGSLRREQRRIMKLMKKKRKLRTLPCHRAGYNPPRSGYQYRRALHKN; translated from the coding sequence ATGACATACTATTTACGCCACCACTTCGATCCCTTTTTCAATCACACAAAGCTCTCACCAGCTGCCGTATCTCGCGGTCGTGTCGATCACCATTGCCTTGGATACGTACAGAACGTTATTTCCGGTCAGATTATTGCCGAGTTCGTACCAACACCGGAAAACACTGAATTTCTTGATCCACAATTTATTTTTGATTCACCCGTACTTCCTGCAGGGCCTAATACGGTAGTGAACCCAGAAAACAGCCAACAACTTCTTGCCGCACAAAACGGATATGTTTTTTACCACGAAGATCTCATTTCAGTTAAAAAACTGTTGAATATTCATGGTGATGTAAACTTCAGCACAGGGAACGTTATCTACGTAAACGATCTTTGTGTTCACGGAACAGTGCGCACGGGTTTTGAGCTGCAGGCACGTAATATTCTGGCAAAAGATATTGTGGAAGGTGCAACAATTCGTACGTTAGATGCGTTCACTGCAGAAAGAGGGATTAAGGGCGCTAAATCCTGTGTCATCGATGCAGGCAGCAATATTCGAGCTGGTTTCTGTGAAAATTGCGACCTGCAGGCAGGTAACGACATTTATATTGAAGGGTCATCTCTTCACACAAAAATGTCACTAAACGGCTCACTTATCGTCAAAGACAGGCTACAAGGCGGTAAGATTTACGCCAACAACATGGTATATGTTGGCGAACAGCTTGGTGGCGGCATCAACACACCTACGTCCATCATAATGGGCTATCCTCCGGCTCTAATGAGAAAGCTTGAGTGCATTGAGGATAAGATAGAAACGGTTGATGAAACCATTAAGCAGCTACTGAAGACCAGCGCTAAAAGTGAACTTCATCGTACTGAAACCCGTGAGAAACTCGAATTTGAAGAGAAACGAATGGGGTCACTACGCAGAGAACAGCGGCGCATTATGAAATTAATGAAAAAAAAACGCAAACTCAGAACTTTGCCGTGTCATCGTGCCGGGTACAATCCGCCCAGGAGTGGATATCAGTATCGGCGGGCACTACACAAAAATTAA